In Aegilops tauschii subsp. strangulata cultivar AL8/78 chromosome 3, Aet v6.0, whole genome shotgun sequence, one genomic interval encodes:
- the LOC109772368 gene encoding transcription initiation factor TFIID subunit 15b: MSGSYGSDDYRGGGYGGRGGGGGSGRGRGGGGGYGGSGGGGGGYGGGGGGGGYGGGGRGGSGGGGGYGGGGGGGGGRGGGRGGGREGDWTCPDASCLNVNFARRTECNKCGAVNPSGGGGGGGGYDRSGGGGGYSRGGGDHGSGGGGYSRGDGDYNSGGRDGGAGGARGGYNRDGGSGRGFDDHRGGSGAGYGGRGQENNQGDGGYGQAPPKGPPSYGGPPGDYAPPPSSYGGNNVYSSDSAVPPPNSYGGGRGPYPPSYGAPPPNPYSGGAPGGQGGLPPTYDGGYGGRSAPGGGGAGGAPPPYHGGGGGGGGYSANAAPEPTTKVKQCDANCDDSCDNARIYISNLPPDVTVEELQELFGGIGQVGRIKQKRGYKDQWPWNIKIYTDDSGKAKGDACLAYEDPSAAHSAGGFYNDYDMRGRKISVVMAEKSAPRAPTSGHGGGRGGGGGYGADRRRDGGGHGPNRNQGGGSRSRPY; this comes from the exons ATGTCGGGGTCGTACGGATCCGACGACTACCGCGGCGGCGGCTACGGCGGCCGAG gcggcggcggcggaagtggtcgtgggcgcggaggtggtggaggatatggcggcagcggtggcggtggtggaggatacggaggcggcggcggcgggggagggtACGGCGGTGGCGGGAGAGGGGGtagtggtggaggaggaggctacggcggtggtggcggaggcggaggcgggaGAGGTGGCGGGCGCGGGGGTGGACGCGAAGGCGACTGGACTTGCCCTGATGCAAG CTGCCTTAATGTGAACTTTGCAAGGAGGACTGAGTGCAATAAGTGTGGGGCAGTTAACCCAagtggaggtggaggtggtggcggcgggtACGATAGGTCTGGTGGAGGTGGGGGGTACAGTCGTGGTGGTGGTGATCATGGTTCAGGAGGTGGTGGCTACAGCAGAGGTGATGGGGATTACAACTCTGGTGGTCGTGATGGTGGTGCCGGGGGAGCAAGAGGAGGGTACAATCGTGATGGTGGGAGCGGCCGTGGTTTTGATGACCACCGTGGTGGGAGCGGTGCTGGTTATGGGGGAAGAGGCCAAGAGAACAACCAAGGTGACGGTGGCTATGGGCAGGCTCCCCCTAAAGGCCCTCCATCCTATGGCGGTCCTCCAGGTGACTATGCACCGCCCCCAAGTTCCTATGGAGGCAACAATGTGTACAGTTCAGACTCTGCAGTGCCACCCCCCAACAGCTATGGCGGTGGTCGAGGCCCTTACCCACCAAGCTATGGTGCCCCACCTCCGAACCCATACAGTGGCGGTGCCCCAGGGGGGCAAGGAGGCCTGCCACCTACATATGATGGTGGTTATGGTGGTCGGTCTGCGCCTGGGGGTGGAGGCGCAGGTGGTGCTCCACCTCCTTATCATGGCGGAGGTGGAGGTGGCGGTGGTTATTCTGCAAATGCTGCCCCTGAACCTACTACAAAGGTTAAGCAGTGTGATGCAAACTGTGATGATTCCTGCGACAATGCAAGGATTTACATCTCAAACCTGCCTCCCGATGTGACTGTTGAGGAACTGCAAGAGCTTTTTGGAGGAATTGGCCAG GTTGGAAGGATCAAGCAAAAACGTGGCTACAAAGACCAGTGGCCCTGGAACATAAAAATCTACACTGATGATTCTGGGAAAGCCAAAGGAGATGCTTGCCTTGCTTATGAAGATCCTTCTGCTGCTCATTCAGCTGGTGGATTCTACAACG ATTATGACATGAGAGGCCGTAAAATTAGTGTTGTGATGGCTGAGAAATCAGCACCTAGAGCTCCTACATCTGGTCATGG AGGCGGACGCGGTGGAGGCGGCGGCTATGGCGCGGATAGACGCAGAGATGGAGGAGGCCATGGGCCTAACAGAAACCAGGGTGGTGGTTCGCGTTCGCGGCCGTACTGA